A region of Lycium barbarum isolate Lr01 chromosome 3, ASM1917538v2, whole genome shotgun sequence DNA encodes the following proteins:
- the LOC132630483 gene encoding uncharacterized protein LOC132630483 produces the protein MTSNIAECINRHLLAARELPIYDFLEEVRRLFGRWNYNNRRNGTYTFTTLGKKFQEMLSINEYLCLRMMVEPSTEFVYIVHDGGRRFILNLNSKTCSCRMFQLDEIPCPHAWAVIKKKNLVADDYCSDLFKSETVLKTYDVPVDPLPDEREWNIPKNILEDVILPPRYKRPPGRPKKSRDKPLSELLFGKSRHACSTCGQLGHNRRSCSFEPLRK, from the exons ATGACTTCTAACATAGCAGAGTGCATTAACCGACATCTTCTAGCAGCTAGAGAACTGCCTATATATGACTTTCTCGAAGAAGTTAGAAGGTTGTTTGGGAGATGGAATTACAATAACCGGAGAAATGGAACATACACGTTCACTACACTTGGTAAAAAGTTTCAGGAGATGCTATCAATTAACGAGTATCTATGTCTACGAATGATG gTAGAACCGTCAACCGAATTCGTGTACATAGTACATGATGGAGGAAGGCGATTCATTCTTAATTTGAATAGCAAAACTTGCAGTTGTCGTATGTTTCAACTAGATGAAATCCCCTGCCCGCATGCATGGGCtgtcattaaaaagaaaaatctggTTGCTGATGATTATTGCTCTGATTTGTTTAAATCGGAGACCGTGTTGAAGACATATGATGTACCTGTGGATCCTCTACCCGACGAGCGTGAATGGAACATTCCCAAAAACATCTTGGAGGATGTGATTTTGCCACCAAGATACAAGAGACCGCCTGGTAGGCCAAAGAAGAGCCGTGATAAGCCTTTAAGTGAATTGTTGTTTGGAAAGAGCAGACATGCTTGCAGTACTTGTGGACAACTTGGGCACAACAGACGTTCATGTAGTTTTGAGCCTCTAAGGAAGTGA
- the LOC132630482 gene encoding uncharacterized protein LOC132630482, producing MVKIGSRIPRMFNWRTVNQKPSVNYLMLGMFKDGEDILKFNNIVPTMLEVEKLGLRPYMVNRPAPPPQIHQEENEYADFTTTPPHVAVAKKTQKNDASKSLLHKKPRKMSTAALLVQNSPTTIPKNSTVGQSSTKSASVVDKSVQSKGKEKTAPSVHRVPVDDVLAEFKDVSTELKDLRKVIDENFEKVLEHVKGKQNSEKVDDNETHVLLPDGNIHQEVDDYMDHGDDIHMETDTGDVHPTEEKGLAPDIQVGIGNESGDTLKASTEEIAEGDDLSGEPKTSVERPADPTEIHVFYRLLACVFYTEKGLAPDIQVGIGNESDDTMKASTEEIAEGGDLSGEPKTSVERPTDQIGKHPVEEQKCSDDSNNSEVIAQVLANIVESEMANEQVQEEKTEENTSSTVLEEPQAAVCNAQPLSQWLLPDEYLPSQTPGKEIMSHTSVPRATHPSSSSGKDHVHVFDKKYPFQQDLMTGPLDVQIVDEYRIWLQNGLLVRNNYEDHYKKQMAVFDSGVKFNFGITTVNDKNWFYLLSMDGQRIDVIFYYFRKKGKYDKRNNFSFTTVDCLFKQRIDVVHHTYHNVETQTNVENEEQVLIEYVKGHRLIANVPWHTVDNVLIPVNIKEENHWLLVLLSFQDMYFL from the exons ATGGTTAAAATCGGAAGCCGAATCCCAAGAATGTTTAATTGGAGAACAGTGAACCAAAAGCCATCAGTTAACTACTTGATGTTGGGCATGTTTAAGGACGGTGAG GACATTCTTAAATTCAACAACATTGTTCCAACTATGTTAGAGGTTGAGAAGCTTGGTCTGCGTCCATACATGGTCAACAGACCTGCACCACCACCTCAAATACACCAAGAGGAAAATGAATATGCAGATTTTACCACAACACCTCCCCATGTTGCTGTtgccaagaaaactcaaaagaACGATGCTTCAAAATCTCTACTGCACAAGAAGCCTAGGAAGATGTCAACGGCAGCATTGCTTGTTCAGAACTCACCAACCACAATCCCAAAAAATTCTACAGTTGGACAATCATCTACAAAATCTGCTTCGGTGGTAGATAAGTCGGTTCAATCAAAGGGAAAAGAAAAAACTGCTCCAAGTGTCCATCGCGTTCCTGTTGACGAC GTGCTTGCTGAATTCAAGGATGTTTCTACTGAGCTCAAGGATCTTCGCAAAGTTATTGATGAAAACTTTGAAAAGGTTTTGGAACATGTCAAAGGGAAACAAAATTCAGAAAAg GTTGATGACAACGAAACTCATGTTCTTTTACCTGATGGCAACATACATCAAGAAGTTGATGATTACATGGACCATGGTGACGACATTCACATGGAGACTGATACGGGTGATGTGCATCCAACAgag gaaAAGGGCCTTGCACCGGATATTCAAGTTGGTATTGGCAATGAGAGCGGCGATACGCTGAAAGCTTCAACCGAAGAGATTGCGGAAGGAGATGATCTTTCAGGAGAACCGAAGACTTCGGTTGAACGTCCGGCTGATCCAACAGag ATTCATGTATTTTATAGACTTTTGGCCTGTGTTTTTTATACGGAAAAGGGTCTTGCACCGGATATTCAAGTTGGTATTGGCAATGAGAGCGACGATACAATGAAAGCTTCAACCGAAGAGATTGCGGAAGGAGGTGATCTTTCAGGAGAACCTAAGACTTCGGTTGAACGTCCGACTGATCAAATAGGGAAACATCCTGTGGAAGAGCAAAAATGTTCTGATGATTCAAATAATTCTGAG GTGATCGCACAGGTGCTAGCAAATATAGTAGAATCAGAAATGGCTAATGAACAAGTTCAAGAGGAAAAAACCGAGGAAAACACCAGCTCAACTGTCTTAGAGGAACCCCAGGCAGCAGTTTGTAATGCGCAGCCGTTGTCTCAGTGGTTGTTGCCTGATGAGTATTTACCAAGCCAAACCCCAGGGAAAGAAATCATGTCACATACATCAGTCCCGCGAGCTACACACCCCA GTAGTAGTTCGGGAAAGGATCATGTTCATGTGTTTGATAAAAAATATCCATTCCAGCAAGATCTCATGACCGGTCCACTTGATGTACAGATTGTGGATGAATACCGTATTTGGCTTCAAAACGGTCTGCTTGTGAG AAACAATTACGAAGACCATTACAAAAAACAAATGGCAGTTTTTGACAGTGGAGTCAAATTTAATTTTGGCATCACAACTGTCAATGATAAGAACTGGTTTTACCTGTTATCGATGGATGGTCAG CGCATTGACGTCATTTTCTATTACTTTCGGAAAAAAGGAAAGTATGATAAAAGGAACAATTTCAGCTTCACCACTGTTGACTGCCTATTCAAGCAGAGAATTGATGTGGTCCACCACACATATCACAATGTTGAAACCCAGACAAACGTGGAAAATGAAGAGCAAGTATTGATTGAGTATGTTAAGGGCCATAGACTTATTGCCAATGTCCCGTGGCATACAGTTGACAATGTGCTAATACCGGtgaatataaaagaagaaaatcatTGGTTATTAGTACTCCTTTCATTCCAGGACATGTATTTTTTATGA